Proteins from a single region of Physeter macrocephalus isolate SW-GA unplaced genomic scaffold, ASM283717v5 random_8, whole genome shotgun sequence:
- the CYB5D1 gene encoding cytochrome b5 domain-containing protein 1 isoform X2, which yields MPRRGLVAGPDFEYFQRRYFTPAEVAQHNQPEDLWVSYLGNVYDLTPLAQEYKGDLLLKPIVEVAGQDISHWFDPDTRDIRKHIDPLTGSLRYRTPWGRFLHVPPQLPRSDWANDFGKPWWQGSRYEVGRLSAKTRNIRIINTLTSQEHTLEVGALESMWEILHRYLLYNAHAASYTWKYEGKSLNMDYTLEENGIPDEEEEFDYLNMDSTLYTPAVLLYFSDDLTEL from the exons ATGCCACGCCGGGGCCTAGTGGCCGGGCCAGACTTTGAGTATTTTCAGCGTCGCTATTTCACGCCGGCCGAGGTGGCCCAACATAACCAGCCGGAAGACCTCTGGGTGTCTTACCTGGGAAACGTGTACGACCTAACGCCGTTGGCACAGGAGTACAAGG GAGACCTGCTGCTGAAACCCATCGTGGAAGTTGCGGGCCAGGACATCAGTCACTGGTTTGATCCAGACACCAGAGAC ATCCGCAAGCACATAGATCCGCTGACCGGTTCCCTGAGATACCGCACCCCGTGGGGCCGCTTTCTGCACGTGCCGCCTCAGCTGCCCCGTTCGGACTGGGCCAATGATTTCGGGAAGCCTTGGTGGCAGGGATCGCGTTACGAGGTGGGGCGGCTGTCCGCCAAGACCCGGAATATCCGCATCATTAACACGCTCACGTCGCAAGAGCACACTCTGGAG GTGGGGGCCCTGGAATCAATGTGGGAAATTCTACACCGCTATCTCCTCTATAATGCACATGCTGCCAGCTACACATGGAAATATGAAGGGAAGAGCCTGAACATGGATTATACCCTGGAAGAGAATGGTATCCCGGATGAGGAGGAAGAATTTGATTATCTCAATATGGACAGTACACTCTACACACCTGCAGTACTGCTGTACTTCAGTGATGACCTCACAGAGCTATAG
- the CYB5D1 gene encoding cytochrome b5 domain-containing protein 1 isoform X1, whose product MPRRGLVAGPDFEYFQRRYFTPAEVAQHNQPEDLWVSYLGNVYDLTPLAQEYKGKGHTLGQRRGCVWGVLGSWMASIDGSCSFPGDLLLKPIVEVAGQDISHWFDPDTRDIRKHIDPLTGSLRYRTPWGRFLHVPPQLPRSDWANDFGKPWWQGSRYEVGRLSAKTRNIRIINTLTSQEHTLEVGALESMWEILHRYLLYNAHAASYTWKYEGKSLNMDYTLEENGIPDEEEEFDYLNMDSTLYTPAVLLYFSDDLTEL is encoded by the exons ATGCCACGCCGGGGCCTAGTGGCCGGGCCAGACTTTGAGTATTTTCAGCGTCGCTATTTCACGCCGGCCGAGGTGGCCCAACATAACCAGCCGGAAGACCTCTGGGTGTCTTACCTGGGAAACGTGTACGACCTAACGCCGTTGGCACAGGAGTACAAGGGTAAGGGCCACACTTTGGGCCAGCGTCGAGGGTGTGTTTGGGGAGTGCTTGGTTCTTGGATGGCTAGCATTGACGGCAGCTGCTCCTTCCCAGGAGACCTGCTGCTGAAACCCATCGTGGAAGTTGCGGGCCAGGACATCAGTCACTGGTTTGATCCAGACACCAGAGAC ATCCGCAAGCACATAGATCCGCTGACCGGTTCCCTGAGATACCGCACCCCGTGGGGCCGCTTTCTGCACGTGCCGCCTCAGCTGCCCCGTTCGGACTGGGCCAATGATTTCGGGAAGCCTTGGTGGCAGGGATCGCGTTACGAGGTGGGGCGGCTGTCCGCCAAGACCCGGAATATCCGCATCATTAACACGCTCACGTCGCAAGAGCACACTCTGGAG GTGGGGGCCCTGGAATCAATGTGGGAAATTCTACACCGCTATCTCCTCTATAATGCACATGCTGCCAGCTACACATGGAAATATGAAGGGAAGAGCCTGAACATGGATTATACCCTGGAAGAGAATGGTATCCCGGATGAGGAGGAAGAATTTGATTATCTCAATATGGACAGTACACTCTACACACCTGCAGTACTGCTGTACTTCAGTGATGACCTCACAGAGCTATAG
- the CYB5D1 gene encoding cytochrome b5 domain-containing protein 1 isoform X3, which yields MPRRGLVAGPDFEYFQRRYFTPAEVAQHNQPEDLWVSYLGNVYDLTPLAQEYKGKGHTLGQRRGCVWGVLGSWMASIDGSCSFPGDLLLKPIVEVAGQDISHWFDPDTRDVGALESMWEILHRYLLYNAHAASYTWKYEGKSLNMDYTLEENGIPDEEEEFDYLNMDSTLYTPAVLLYFSDDLTEL from the exons ATGCCACGCCGGGGCCTAGTGGCCGGGCCAGACTTTGAGTATTTTCAGCGTCGCTATTTCACGCCGGCCGAGGTGGCCCAACATAACCAGCCGGAAGACCTCTGGGTGTCTTACCTGGGAAACGTGTACGACCTAACGCCGTTGGCACAGGAGTACAAGGGTAAGGGCCACACTTTGGGCCAGCGTCGAGGGTGTGTTTGGGGAGTGCTTGGTTCTTGGATGGCTAGCATTGACGGCAGCTGCTCCTTCCCAGGAGACCTGCTGCTGAAACCCATCGTGGAAGTTGCGGGCCAGGACATCAGTCACTGGTTTGATCCAGACACCAGAGAC GTGGGGGCCCTGGAATCAATGTGGGAAATTCTACACCGCTATCTCCTCTATAATGCACATGCTGCCAGCTACACATGGAAATATGAAGGGAAGAGCCTGAACATGGATTATACCCTGGAAGAGAATGGTATCCCGGATGAGGAGGAAGAATTTGATTATCTCAATATGGACAGTACACTCTACACACCTGCAGTACTGCTGTACTTCAGTGATGACCTCACAGAGCTATAG
- the NAA38 gene encoding N-alpha-acetyltransferase 38, NatC auxiliary subunit isoform X2 yields the protein MAAAGPTMLLREENGCCSRRQSSSSAGDSDGEREDSPATRARQQLEALLNKTMRIRMTDGRTLVGCFLCTDRDCNVILGSAQEFLKPSDSFSAGEPRVLGLAMVPGHHIVSIEVQRESLAGPPYL from the exons ATGGCCGCAGCTGGACCAACCATGCTGCTACGAGAGGAGAATGGCTGTTGCAGCCGGCGTCAAAGCAGCTCCAGCGCAGGG GACTCAGATGGGGAGCGCGAGGACTCACCGGCTACGCGCGCTAGGCAGCAGCTGGAGGCGCTGCTCAACAAGACTATGCGCATTCGCATGACAGATGGACGGACACTGGTCGGTTGCTTCCTCTGCACCGACCGCGACTGCAATGTTATCCTGGGCTCGGCGCAGGAGTTCCTCAAGCCGTCGG ATTCCTTCTCTGCCGGGGAACCCCGTGTGCTGGGCCTGGCCATGGTACCTGGACACCACATCGTTTCTATTGAGGTGCAGAGAGAGAGCCTGGCAGGGCCTCCCTATCTCTGA
- the NAA38 gene encoding N-alpha-acetyltransferase 38, NatC auxiliary subunit isoform X1: MAVAAGVKAAPAQGLARVLGLRGRRGARWGDGGGTAAPGSLWAPCERPAGCRELWFRGRAAAGAARSERLSRPAQDSDGEREDSPATRARQQLEALLNKTMRIRMTDGRTLVGCFLCTDRDCNVILGSAQEFLKPSDSFSAGEPRVLGLAMVPGHHIVSIEVQRESLAGPPYL, translated from the exons ATGGCTGTTGCAGCCGGCGTCAAAGCAGCTCCAGCGCAGGGGTTAGCTCGGGTTCTGGGATTGAGGGGCCGTCGGGGAGCAAGATGGGGGGACGGAGGGGGAACTGCAGCTCCCGGCAGCCTCTGGGCTCCGTGTGAGCGCCCCGCGGGCTGTCGGGAGCTGTGGTTCCGCGGGCGGGCAGCAGCCGGGGCGGCGCGGTCTGAGCGCCTGTCCCGCCCCGCTCAGGACTCAGATGGGGAGCGCGAGGACTCACCGGCTACGCGCGCTAGGCAGCAGCTGGAGGCGCTGCTCAACAAGACTATGCGCATTCGCATGACAGATGGACGGACACTGGTCGGTTGCTTCCTCTGCACCGACCGCGACTGCAATGTTATCCTGGGCTCGGCGCAGGAGTTCCTCAAGCCGTCGG ATTCCTTCTCTGCCGGGGAACCCCGTGTGCTGGGCCTGGCCATGGTACCTGGACACCACATCGTTTCTATTGAGGTGCAGAGAGAGAGCCTGGCAGGGCCTCCCTATCTCTGA